The DNA region TCTTGAACCTTTCTGAGTACTTCCTCTTTATCTAAAAGATAGCCCTCCGGTGATCCTACCTTCCTCTGAAAGGCGCAGAACTTACATCCAGCAACGCATATATTTGTGTAATTTACGTTCCTGTCTATTACAAAAGTAACTATGCCTTCGGGATGGAAGCGCTTTCTTACCTCGTTTGCTAAAAAGCCCAAAAGTCCGAGATCGGCTTCAAATAGAGAAAGAGCCTCTTCTGGACTTATCCTCTCTCCTTCAAGCACCTTATCCTTTATGTAATCAAGGCTATGAGTTCTCATAAAAACCTCCTGTTTTTCAATCTAATTTAAGCTCCATACTTGGCAAGTCTCAATGAATGTGCAAGCATTAAATTCATAAGCTTCTCAGCAGGAAACATTCCAAGCTCTCCCTTCAGGCACTCTCTCTCTGTGAAGCGTTCACAAGTACCTCCCAAAACGTATGGAGAGTGCAAAAGTACGGGTACGGGATGCCATGAGTGTCCTTTAAGCACCGAAGGTGTTGAGTGATCCCCTGTTATTACAAGGACATCGGGCTTTAGGCTCAGAAACTCGGGTAGAAGGCTATCGAACTCCTCTATAACTTCCACCTTCCCCCTCCAGTTTCCATCCTCTCCGTAAGAGTCCGTTTTCTTTATGTGAAGAAAAAAGTAGTCATAATTTTCCCAGACATCCTTCAGAGCTTTGAGTTCATCTTTTATGCTTGAACCTTCAAGTTTTATAACGTCCATGCCCACCAAACTGGCAAGTCCTCTATACATTGGATAAGTAGCTATAGCACAAGCTTTGAGGCCAAACCTTTCTAAAAAACTCTCTATCTTTGGCTTTTGAGAAAACCCCCTAAGAAGGACGTAATTAGCTCTTGGCTCATCTTTTAATACATTTTCAGTTATAGCCAAAAACTTCCTCACTACTTTGGCAACCTTTTCAGAAGATTCATTTTTGCCGTAAGGTGTTATAGGTTCATACCCTTCCCTCTGGGGATCCGTATCCCCAATCTGTTCGCTCCCTTCAGGAAGAGGATATGGGAACCTTAAAATCAGAGCAAACCTGTGTTCCATACCTGGCGATAGGATAAGTTCCACATCATCTATTTTTTGGACAGCTCTGGCAAGCTTCTGAGTTATTCTTCTATTTTCATCTGTGGAGATCCTTCCAGCCCTCCTGTCCTTTACTATGATCTTCCCATTTTGCCTCTCAACGGTTGCGTAATTTCCCCTTATGGCTATGTCCGTGTCTTTTACCTCAAGTCCCAAACCTAAAGCCTCTAAAATACCTCTGCCTATCTGGTACTTTACAGGATCGTAACCAAATATACCCAGATGACCCGGACCGCTACCTGGAGTAATACCAACATCAACAGGTATATGCATGCCTAAAGCGGATATTCTTGCAAGCTTGTCAAGATTAGGAGTTTTTGCAATTTCAAGCTCCGTACTATTGTTCTCTACCGGGAGTCCTCCAAGACCATCAAGAACTATGAGGAGAAGCTTTGTGGAGTTTTTTTTAATCACGGATCCAAGCTCCATGCGTATTATTATAAGGTAACCTGAGGATTTTCCACTTTAATAGTGTATAGAGTCTTTTTGGGATATTTTTCAGCCTCCTGCAGAAACTCCCTTGCTTGAAGCTCCTGACCCAAAGCCATATTAACAAGCCCAAGCAAAAGATACTTCTCGTAAGAGTCTTCCGCAAGCATGAGCCATTTTGTAGATTCCAAATACTTAAACTCAAGTATGTATCTTACACCTACAGAAAAGGCATCCTTTTTGCCCTCAAGGTCCATCTTTTTGAGCTTCACTCCATCCTTGTAAATGACTATTCTGAACTTGACACGCATAGGGATGATGGTTCTCTCCACTCAAAGAGTTTAAAAAGAAGTTCCGAATTTGTCCTTTTGCTTATGTGACGCTCTTTGGGTATCTCCTCTACCTGAACAAAATACAGACAGTTAGTTACACACTTAGAAACGCAGGAAGGTAAAAGCCCAGCATCTATCCTTTTGTAACAGTAGTCACACTTTTCTACCTTCATGGTGTTGGGATTAAAAGTTATAGCACCGTAGGGACAGGCTATTATGCATGCCTTACAACCTATACAGAGCATCTCTTGAACGTAAACTATGCCATCTTGCCTTTTCTTCATGGCTGATGTAGGGCATGCAAAAACGCACGGTGCGGGCTCACAATGAAAGCAGTTCATGGGAAGAAAGAAGGCATCTGGACTGTCTGAAAGTCCCTCCATTCTAAATACCTTCATAGGTTTTATATTGAAGTTTTCTATGCCTTTTTCCTGCTTGCAAGCAATTTCGCAAGACAGACACCCTATACATCTGTCCAAATCTATCAGCATAACGGGTCTTTTACTCATGCCTACCTCAGGGAATAAATTATACTCCTATGAATCTTTTTGTCAGATTTGTGATAGCTTGTGCTTTGTGTGTTAGCTTTGCTGTGTTGATCTACTTTCTGCTAAAATTTTTTACACAATAACCTGCTTAACAAAAAGTATTTCGGGAATCTTTGAGAGTTCTTCAAGCACCTTTTCAGGAACAGGATCGTCCAGATTTAAGATACCAAGAGCTATTCCACCTCTCTTTTCTCTTCCCAACCTGAAGCCAGCTATGTTCACTCCCGCCATACCGAGTACAGATCCCACTTTCCCTATAACTCCAGGTACATCCTTATTTTCAAAGATAAGCATTATACCCTCAGGTTCCACATCCACTCTGTAGTTGTCTATTCTGAATATCCTCGGTATGTGACCTTCAAGCACGGATCCTGCAACAGTTCTTTCTGAGCTATCCGATCTTACTACCGCCTTTATGTAATGTTTGAAATCCTCAACTTCTTCAGACATTACCTCCTCCACCTTTATACCTCTATCTTTTGCCACATAAGAGGCATTTATTATATTGACAGGAAAATCTACTACTTCACGAAGTATACCCATAAGAACTGCAGAAGATATAGGATGAAAGTGTTGTGCTATATCTCCCCTTACCTCTATATGAACCTCCCTTATGCCTTCCTCAGCCCACTGAACCAAAAACCTTCCCATCTTTTCCGCAAGGTCAATGTGAGGTTTTATGAGCGTAAGTACGGAAAGATCCGGAAAAGGTGCATTTACAACGTACTCAACAGTCATACCCCTGAGAGCTTTTATTACTTGTTGTGCTACTATGACCGCCACATTCTCCTGTGATTCGTAAGTGTTAGCCCCTATATGAGGACTCAAAGATACGTTGGGAAACTTTTTGAGTCTCTCTATAAACTCTACAGGTGGAGGCTCT from Hydrogenobacter sp. includes:
- the serA gene encoding phosphoglycerate dehydrogenase yields the protein MFKVLITDPISEKGIELLTREPDIEVDNQPDISYEELLEIVKQYDAIITRSRTPVTAELIDRGENLKVIGRAGVGVDNVDIERASLRGILVINTPGANTIGATELTINHMLSVMRNAHIAHQSILDGRWDRKKFMGRELYGKILGIIGLGNIGSQVAIRAKAFGMKVMAYDPYIPREKAERLGVKLLDNLHDMLRQVDVLTIHAPLTHETKNMITRKEFELMKDGAVLINCARGGIVNDEDLIWALETGKISGVGLDVFSKEPPPVEFIERLKKFPNVSLSPHIGANTYESQENVAVIVAQQVIKALRGMTVEYVVNAPFPDLSVLTLIKPHIDLAEKMGRFLVQWAEEGIREVHIEVRGDIAQHFHPISSAVLMGILREVVDFPVNIINASYVAKDRGIKVEEVMSEEVEDFKHYIKAVVRSDSSERTVAGSVLEGHIPRIFRIDNYRVDVEPEGIMLIFENKDVPGVIGKVGSVLGMAGVNIAGFRLGREKRGGIALGILNLDDPVPEKVLEELSKIPEILFVKQVIV
- a CDS encoding 4Fe-4S dicluster domain-containing protein; the encoded protein is MSKRPVMLIDLDRCIGCLSCEIACKQEKGIENFNIKPMKVFRMEGLSDSPDAFFLPMNCFHCEPAPCVFACPTSAMKKRQDGIVYVQEMLCIGCKACIIACPYGAITFNPNTMKVEKCDYCYKRIDAGLLPSCVSKCVTNCLYFVQVEEIPKERHISKRTNSELLFKLFEWREPSSLCVSSSE
- a CDS encoding 2,3-bisphosphoglycerate-independent phosphoglycerate mutase: MELGSVIKKNSTKLLLIVLDGLGGLPVENNSTELEIAKTPNLDKLARISALGMHIPVDVGITPGSGPGHLGIFGYDPVKYQIGRGILEALGLGLEVKDTDIAIRGNYATVERQNGKIIVKDRRAGRISTDENRRITQKLARAVQKIDDVELILSPGMEHRFALILRFPYPLPEGSEQIGDTDPQREGYEPITPYGKNESSEKVAKVVRKFLAITENVLKDEPRANYVLLRGFSQKPKIESFLERFGLKACAIATYPMYRGLASLVGMDVIKLEGSSIKDELKALKDVWENYDYFFLHIKKTDSYGEDGNWRGKVEVIEEFDSLLPEFLSLKPDVLVITGDHSTPSVLKGHSWHPVPVLLHSPYVLGGTCERFTERECLKGELGMFPAEKLMNLMLAHSLRLAKYGA